Within Dermacentor albipictus isolate Rhodes 1998 colony chromosome 3, USDA_Dalb.pri_finalv2, whole genome shotgun sequence, the genomic segment AGAGCAGCATTGAGGCACTTGCTTCCGCTGGGACGAGACACAGTTTCTTCCCGCCGCCGCCGGCCAGTCGTGCACGGCTCCAGCTGAACGAGCGCGCGCCCTCCTTCCTTCAACCGCATCCTCCCGTGGTGCTTCTCTCGTCTCCTCGGTCCGCCTTGTCGGCAACGCGCAGTGCTGCAGCAATGGATCTGCTGTTGGAGAAGGTGTTCACCACGTACCAGTCTGTGGTGGCCAGCACGGACCCGCGGGTGAAGGGCTGGCCGCTCATGGGCAGCCCGATGACCATGATGTCCATCATCGCCGGCTACGTCTACTTCGTGAAGGTCTGGGGCCCCAACTGGATGAAAGGCCGCGAACCGTTCAAGATCAAGGGTGTCCTGGTCGCCTACAACCTCCTCATGGTTGTGCTTAGCACGCTTTTCTTCGTTCTGGGCGGCTCCTACACGTACCTGGGACCGTATAACTGGTTCTGCCAGGCCGTCAGCTACGGAACCGACCCGGACTCGCTGGCTGTGACGACCCTTGGCTGGTGGTACCTGGTGATCAAGATGATAGAGTTCATGGACACGGTCTTCTTCGTGTTAACCAAGAAGTTCTCCCACATCTCGCTGCTTCACGTCGTGCACCACTCGACCGTCGCCTGGACCGTGTGGATGGGCGTCAACTTCGGAGCCGGCGGCCAGAACGCCTTCTTCCCGTTCATCAACTGCTTCGTGCACATTGTGATGTACACCTACTACTGCCTGGCTGCCATGGGACCCGAGGTGCGGAAATACCTGTGGTGGAAGCGCTACCTCACCCAGTTCCAGATGGTCCAGTTCGTTATCGGCTTCGTGCACGCTGCCATTCCAGTCTTCTACGACTGCGGCTTCCCTCCCTACTTCGCCTACATCCTCATGGGTGAGGCCGTCCTGCTCTTCTTCATGTTCCGCAACTTTTACAACAAGGCCTACAAGGCTTCCCACACGGCGCGcagcctgcagcagcagcagcagcgaaacgGTCACGTGAAGACGGCAGTGACGGCGGGCGCCGACGGCTCGCAAACCAAACTAGACTGATGACGTCACCAGCGTCGGATCACTGGCTATTCCGCATCGGAATGGGCCGATGACCAAACGCCTTCACCTTTCAACGCCTGGTGGGCACATCATTTCGAACCCAGGACGACGAAGCGACGCTGAGCTGACAAAACAAACTGTTGGTTATTTCTCTCGGCGCCGCCTCGCAATAAGCCTAGTCAGCAAGCGACGTGCCTTCAGGACGCCCTCATCCACTAGCCGCTAGACTGCCTGTGTAGCGGCGAAGACGGCGGCGACTTCCAGGGGATTCTCAAGTTCTTCTGGATGTTTCCGGCAAGTCTCGGCATTCCAGTCAGGACTGATCGTttgctgtgttttcttttcttgtcgtTTGTGTCACGTAGTGATTCAGCGGTTCCCCTCACTAGCATTTCATTGCGGGGCAGTCAGCGTCTCTTGTTACTTAAGGCCGCCGAATCTGCCATTGACTCGTATTTATGTTTCTCCTGTTCTGTGGCAGACTACCCGGCTACCTGATTGGGTGGGAGTGCCCTCCCGTATTTTTCTTGTGAAGACAAATTTCGCAAGGCCTCCCACGTATCTCGGAtgtcacgcttttttttttttaactccgcTCCTGCAAAGAGATGCTGCTCAATCTTGTGACGAGGCCAAACAAATCGTGCATAGCTTGAGACGTTGTTCCCTGTAATTCCCATGTCGTACGGCAAGCGGCATACCCAACTTCGTCTAACCAGTGAAGCTGCGTCCTAGTATGCTAGTTTCTATTGCCAATCACGTTGTGCTCAAGGGCGGTACAAAACGTTGTCTAAAATTTGTATTTTCTGTGCAGTCTTGAATTCGCTCTGTTCTTCGCCCTTAAACTGAACCCACACAGTGATCTCTCACTGCTTCATTTAAAATTTCTTCCCCCAAACGCCCTGTAAATATTGTCCATTCCTCATCGTCATCTGTCGTCGATGTATTAGAAACCACAACTGTTTGCAATAAACTGCTGTATCATTGTTACAAAAGCGTATATTTTGTTTTGTCCAGGAGTCTTGACAACTGCTCGCTTCTTATCACAAACAATTCAACGGAGCGCGCCTTCTTCCGTTGACTTGTAGCATTGCAGTGCTTCAAAGTGCACGCGTCTATACTGCTGCTCTTTCGCGGCATCGGTGTTTGATGCCGATCAATGTGacgcaaagcaagaaaaaaacataTCGTAGTTTTCGCTGCATATTCAGTAGCTACTGCTCGAGTCTCGAGATCCTACAGAGTGCGCGCGGCTACGCGCCGGCCGCCTAAACTTTCATTACGATGGCAATTATATGGCCACTcccggcgcatttctgccgtcggcgtgagGCTCCGGATGAAGTGTaaaggcgataaaatcgtcgccgcgcgctgtatgctgcatgtgcgagtgaaaccgtgagggtgagccggccatagcggctcaatctcgcgcacgcaacggacgGAAGCGGAGAAgaagcgtgccgccttccgtcgcgctcaAAGGTAGGGGGGCGTGTTCATCTCCCGGCGGCTGCGCGCGACCcgccgggccgctgtatcttgaaagccatctgcgacgggtacagagtccgcgctgcggCGTGGTTTCGCCacttcgcgttgatgcgagcggttgcacgaaggtcaattcgctcgctgctgctgccgcgtttcctcattacagcgttttgacagcgcgtttccgctgtcatcgagcgagatgtgttaatgtttgcttgtgcgcgcgtgacactatgctttttaattcagttagtatgcctatgtttacaagtttgtacggccaataaagctagtatccttacttcgtatagctagctgtccgCTAATCGCAATTGATGATTCGCCTTCcgcgcgaaactgcgacttttttttttattcatggcCATAGTTTGCTGCGCCTTGCGCCTTCACGAGGTCAACTGCACCGCAAGATGCATGCACTTTTTAGAGTCGCTTACTTTGAATTATGCAGCTGATTACTGCCTGCACTTACCCGAGAACTCACGCTCGACcattctggggggggggggggggggggcttgtatGCGCCGGTAGATCCACGGACGCGATGCAACGCAGTCGGGACCCAACTCCTTTCCTCTGACAGAGGGTGTATATATGGAAGAGCGTGCGTGGCAAGCAAGCGTAGGTTTTCAGCCTAGGAGAGGAAGTCAATAGATCGAACATGCGGATGCAGGTGAAAGGGGGAGATGGCGTAAGTGCGGTGGCCACAAACTTAACTGAGCAAGCTTATGGCCATGGTCTCCTAAATTGGGCAGGACACAATGCCTTGCAGCACGCGCCCAATTTCGGAGGAAATGTTTGAGCACGATCTTTTTCGATTGTGCACGCTCCACAACGGCGAAGGCCGACGGGCGGATGACGTGGATCGATACCAAACGTAAATGCAACGCCACGTGTGTCGAAACCCCGAATTGGCTTTGAAACATAATCATCGATAAAAATAATCTTATGATTACCTTACTCAAATAGGCAACTTATGAGCGTGATATTCTTTCattagtaatatatatatatatatatatttgttcctGACGTAGTGTTAAACCGGCTTCGCGTTTTATGCCGGCTTGGAGTTCGTACGGCTGCAGCGGTGAAAGCTGACGCTATAGTGCTGCAACGCCACCTGCACATATATCTGGGACCGACCACTAACAGCCACTCACGACCGGGCTCGAACACAGTAGCTGCGTTGGAGCGCGACCGTGAGCCAGCAAACAGACCCTCGCTACTTCCGAAGGATGTCGGAATTCGCTGTTTTGGCTGTATCAGTTGTAAGATGTGCATACATCTGTCAAGGTTATTTCTTTATGCATTGCTCGAGAAAAGGTAAACGTTCCAGCACATGGAAGTATTGATCGAATGTTTCCACTCGTAAATAATTTTTTGATACAGTGCTACGGCTCGCTTTGGTGTCCATCTCGTCAGGTTTATTTCCGCAACCCAACACCGTTTTCAAGGCTATACATCACTgcacattaaataaataaataatattgatTCATGCAAAATGCAATGGCACCATATGTTCTCGAGTaacatttttcctttctttttccttttatttgcGTCGGCATATGCATATGCGGCCTTGCAAGGCAGGAgaagacatcatgcttgaaaagcttgttgCCCTTAACGTAACGCCTCACTACTTTCAGTGTActagagagctggaagaatgccaacattataccaaTCCATAAGGAGGGAGACGTTAAACAATGGAAGAATTATAGGCCAATTAATTTGCTTTCAGTGTTGCATAAAATATAATTTTCCAAAGAACCCAATcaacaagggaacaggctggcttcagggagGGATATTCCACGAtttatcacatccatgtcatcaatcggTTAATTGAGAAATATACAGAGTACAATCAaccctctctatatgacttttaTAGATAATTAAAATGTGTTTGATGGAGAAAAGATTCCAGCAATCGTAGAGACActgcgtaatcaagaagtacaggaggCATGCTTGAACATATTGGGGAATATCTACGAAGATTCCCCATCTACCTccgttctccacaagaaaagtagaaaattacctataaagaaaggggttgaTCAAGGAGACGCAATCTATCCAATGATATTgattgcatgcttagaagaagtatccAAGCCATTAGACAGGCATGGCGTAAaagtgaggatcaatggcgaatatctcagcaaaatTCTGTTTGCAGTTGACGTCCGGTACTGCAACTCTGGGGATGgattacaacaaattattgaggactttAACCATGAAGGTGTAAGAATAGGGTTGAAGATCAAcatgtagaagacaaagataatgttcaatagcatGGCCAGGGAACAGGAATTCATGAACACCAGCCAGCTCTTAGAGTCTGTGCAGGCGTATGTTTATCTAGATCAGGTTCACtgacaggagaccctgatcatgagaaggaacctaaagaaaaataaatatgggttagagtgcatacggcaggcattaacAAATCGTGGCTTGAAGCTTgccgctgtcgttgaaaagaaatgtGCGCAATCAGTggattctaccggtgctaacatacgggGAAGAAACTTGGCGAGTGACAAAAAACTTCGAAAACAAattaaggaccacacaaagagcgatggaacgaagaataacaggcgtaacgttaagagacggaaaGAAAGCGGTGTGGGTCAGtacaaacggggatagccgatattctagttgatatTAAGACAGGAAAAAAAATCGAGCTGCACCGACCATGTAaggcgtagggtagataaccgatggaccattacagttacagaatgggtaccaagggaggggaagcgcagtcgaggacggcagaagattaaGTGGGATGACGAAATTTGAAAACTTTCAGACGCGAGTTGGAATCAGCTTGCGAtgcccgtcgtggttgcttagtggtgttgcgtactccagggtatcgtaccgtactgctgccgagtagtagcggcgcctgcctatagaagctcgaccgacgttacttattgggtagcgtggcgttgtcggcgggctgcaggcatccggtatgtcatggcgaccaagcaagggcgagacgattttctagtgcgaaacttgcacggtttattcaaaggtagatgaaagaaaattaGAAGAACAtcaagtgatcaaaagtacatttcggagctcTTTAAAATCATGGGCAaaatcttgcttccgtcgatgtcacttGACAGGCACAGAAAGAGGGTCCCTCCTCCTCCGGCTATTCcgtactttattgttatacttcccgttttcccactcccctctgtaatgccttcgggccttgagggtaccataaataaataataataataaaaaaataaatacccagcctgctgaaaggaagaagtcGTCCCACCTcccggaattgtagacgcctggtCCGCCTCATCTGCGatttgcgggttcgtggaagttcccttctaggtccaattcgaggaaagggcctttctaaactcgcacacacacacacacacacacaaaagagtcTGTACACTgtggggcttccggcagacaggcacactcgaaacggtcatggcgaattagaaagtcacgcttcatttcgacgaggcctcaTAAAAGGTACGGTGAGagagttctttctgcacgtggatCAGGACGCCcacaatagcaggcgaagtcacgcctcatttcgaggAGGCAGGGTGAGAgggtcggttgaaattcctttcgccACGTGGTCTCAGATGCCAAGCCTAAatgtgttgtgctgctaagcacgtggtggcgggatcaaatcgtggccacggtggccgcatttcgatgagagcgtaatgcgaaaacacccatgtacttaaatttaggtgcacgttaaagaaccccaggtggtcaaaatttctggagtccctcattacggcatgcctcataatcggaaagtgggtttggcacgtaaaaccccgtaatataattaaattttaatcagttagtgcaagacagaggtagtcagggatcgcagggagaggcctccgtcttgcagtggacgtaagataggctgttgctgctgctgatgatgatgcagtCGTTAACGAATGATAAGTACAAATGCACAAACATAAAGAAACAGTGCCTGTCACACGCGCATATCGCaaaacatgacaaagaaagacgaACACCAACCAAGTAAAGCTTATTAAAGGACAAGCCGCTTCGCGACGTCTTTTTTTGTCATGTCTCATCCCGACGACCAGACGGACTTCCGTCGAACTCTCGATTACATATCACGAAACGATAACGCattttgtagctttttttttccatttctgcgCTGCCTTATGCTAAGAGCGAGTATGAGCTTGATATCTTGACTGTGCGGCTGTTTACAGGGAGCAAGCAGCGCTGTTAGTATCGGCTCACCACGCGAATGAACTACAGGCAAGATGTCTATTCCAAATGATATCATACTGGCTCTCTTTCCGGACTCCATTTCTTTCGCGCGCAATGTGCGTGCGTGAGCACAGCGCTCGAAATTTAAGCGCCAACAGTTCCAAAAGTATACTGCAAAACTTTGTTCACTCACATTTGTAACAGCTGCTTAATTCAGACTCCGAAACGTACAGTCGGAATTTAGAAACCGCGCTCAGAAACAGGCTGTAGAGCAATTACACGTCACACTTCCGCGTAATTACCCGTAAAAAGCGTTCGTTGCTGTTCACGTTTCAGTGTTTGAGCGCTTCGAAAGTTGGCTTTTGAATGCGCCTACATTCAATGCAGTCTCTCCTACTTGAACATCTTCCAACGCTTCTGCACCGAAAGCTATGGTAGTTCATTGGTGCTGTGTGGGGAGTATACGGTGCGAATTTCACTGAGTACCGTCCCAATCTGCATATTCCTTGCTTAGCTGCAGTCGGAGACGGCGCTCGTAACGTAGCCTCTCATTGACGGctatgctttcttctttttgcgaGTTGGTCTTTACGATGGCGCGAGTAAGATTTTGGGAGCCGAGCGACGGTTGAGTTCCACTAACAGCTAAAGCAGGGATGTCGCTATTACACGAACAATGTGTTGGCGCTTAGGCTTCTGGGAGGTGCACGTCACCTTTGCAGATAGGCTTTATAGAGTATAGATGGATTAGTAAATTTAACACAATGAAACGGAAAATTCGGCAATTtgtagagagaaagagacagagagttTAAAAGGAATCTGGAAAGGTTAGCATGGCCTATGTATGCTATACTCCAGATAAGACAGtgaggaatgaaaaaaaaggagtGAGACAAATTGGGTAGGCTGTCGCAGCCGCAGTGGGGTACGTGGAAGGTCTTGTGCTTACTGGTAGAATGTATGAGCACTATAGGCACAGAAATGACGCTAGCAAATACACGAGTGACATTTATTCCCGCATTACAGAGCTTATCTACTTAATTATGATACTGGCATGGACAATCAGGAAAATTGCACCCttaaatgtgttttattgagTTTATAACGCCCACCCTTACACCCTTAGAAAAGCTTATTTGAGGAACTATTACATCCATATGAATGGGTGTTTTGCCGAACTGCACATTACGTTTTCTTTGTACGGTGATATCTTATGTTCTATCACTGCCTATAGTCTTTCAGCTGTCTACCGAAGTAATCCCAAAGGGCTTTTTGAGGCGTTTATAAAGAATAAAGCCAAGGAAAGCTTCGTACAACTTCATCGCGATTATAACTGCAAACCGACAAATTGCCAGACTGAAATGTTAGCTCTTCGCCACTCTGCGAACACTACCGCAAAGAATAATACAGTGTTTAGGGTGGCGCCTCCAGGCGCTCTAATAAGCTGACGTCAGGCACTTCAGTCTATCTCTAAGCCAGAACCAAGGTCAAAGAGATTTAGCGAAGCTAGCAGTAATATATCTGAAAGGCATGAAGGAGATCGAAAGACAAAATAGTCTTCACTTTATACGACCGGGGCGCACAAGAACATGTAGGTGgcttaacatatatatatatatatatatatatatatatatatatatatatatatatatggtattttATATTGCCAGTCAGTCAGGGCAACACGAGCTGCATTAATAATCCCTGTAGACAAGGGTAAGAAAGCAACCGCTTTGGACGATAAAATGTTTTCTAGGCTGTGTATTTAAGATATTTGCATATTGGTCTGTAGGAACAGTTTCGTCTGATGTGTCAGTCAGGGTGATATTGCTATCTGCAGAACGGTTGATTGTGCGCCAAGATGCGTCAGATAATAGGTTTAGGTCACGTGAAGAAAAAAGCACGCGATCGTCATAATTATTCCGAAGCCCGCCACTTCCGCGTCTCCATAGCCCTCGGAAAACCTCCGGTACGCATAGTTTCATCAAATTTATCATCGCAGCTTCGAGTGCTGGTACAAAATCGTTGTGTCACATAAAGTCCTCGAGAGTTGTGCGTCATTTTTGCTGCGCACGCACACGACGCAGCGGGTACCGACTTGGACCATTTGGCTCACGCGATCAGGCCAAGTTGGAggtattcaagaaaaaaaaaagtgctcaaGAAAGGAGCCGCTATAGTTTCCAGCTCGTGATTCCGCGTCCTCGCAATGGGTCCATTCGATTCACGCGCGGTTCTGCCCGCGTGTGAATCGCGGCTCAGCCCTCGATTGTGGCGGGGTGCAGCGATTGCGGCATGACGCCCTCCACCTGCTGACGAAGCAGTGCAGCCGAGGTGCATGGCGCAGTGCAAAGGACGCTCGCATAGGCGATTGTTTGCGTACACAACAGACGTTTCCAGTGAACGTGGAAACACTCCCTAACCTTTTCAACGTACCATAAGTCGTTGCTAGAATTACTATAGCGCGGTTTCTTCTAGCGCTTGTCATACTTGCTTGATTATATGCGTTGTCAGACCAAACGAGCGACGTATTTCGTGGCACGGTGCCATGGAAGCGTATTAGAACTTCACCGTAAGCTCGAGAAGCTCGCGCTGAACCGAAAACACGGCTGCACGCCATTGAGACTCGTCCAAGCAGACAACACCGCCTGCGCACCTCATCACTCGATTTCTAAGTACGTGCAACGTCAGCATCCGCGGCACCACTTACGTGCTGCACCGGCACCGCAGGAATTTTCAGGCACCG encodes:
- the LOC139057439 gene encoding very long chain fatty acid elongase 1-like isoform X2 — its product is MGTLLAIVQLRRGRSRAKLCLVVRITGIFPASSRRPDLKVVTWGRRQRINRTPDSCQSSIEALASAGTRHSFFPPPPASRARLQLNERAPSFLQPHPPVVLLSSPRSALSATRSAAAMDLLLEKVFTTYQSVVASTDPRVKGWPLMGSPMTMMSIIAGYVYFVKVWGPNWMKGREPFKIKGVLVAYNLLMVVLSTLFFVLGGSYTYLGPYNWFCQAVSYGTDPDSLAVTTLGWWYLVIKMIEFMDTVFFVLTKKFSHISLLHVVHHSTVAWTVWMGVNFGAGGQNAFFPFINCFVHIVMYTYYCLAAMGPEVRKYLWWKRYLTQFQMVQFVIGFVHAAIPVFYDCGFPPYFAYILMGEAVLLFFMFRNFYNKAYKASHTARSLQQQQQRNGHVKTAVTAGADGSQTKLD
- the LOC139057439 gene encoding very long chain fatty acid elongase 1-like isoform X1 — protein: MPGPDLCSWYGALACLEAVSTGRSADPRDCTDGNDVSGRGVVTWGRRQRINRTPDSCQSSIEALASAGTRHSFFPPPPASRARLQLNERAPSFLQPHPPVVLLSSPRSALSATRSAAAMDLLLEKVFTTYQSVVASTDPRVKGWPLMGSPMTMMSIIAGYVYFVKVWGPNWMKGREPFKIKGVLVAYNLLMVVLSTLFFVLGGSYTYLGPYNWFCQAVSYGTDPDSLAVTTLGWWYLVIKMIEFMDTVFFVLTKKFSHISLLHVVHHSTVAWTVWMGVNFGAGGQNAFFPFINCFVHIVMYTYYCLAAMGPEVRKYLWWKRYLTQFQMVQFVIGFVHAAIPVFYDCGFPPYFAYILMGEAVLLFFMFRNFYNKAYKASHTARSLQQQQQRNGHVKTAVTAGADGSQTKLD
- the LOC139057439 gene encoding very long chain fatty acid elongase 1-like isoform X3, with amino-acid sequence MLLVVTWGRRQRINRTPDSCQSSIEALASAGTRHSFFPPPPASRARLQLNERAPSFLQPHPPVVLLSSPRSALSATRSAAAMDLLLEKVFTTYQSVVASTDPRVKGWPLMGSPMTMMSIIAGYVYFVKVWGPNWMKGREPFKIKGVLVAYNLLMVVLSTLFFVLGGSYTYLGPYNWFCQAVSYGTDPDSLAVTTLGWWYLVIKMIEFMDTVFFVLTKKFSHISLLHVVHHSTVAWTVWMGVNFGAGGQNAFFPFINCFVHIVMYTYYCLAAMGPEVRKYLWWKRYLTQFQMVQFVIGFVHAAIPVFYDCGFPPYFAYILMGEAVLLFFMFRNFYNKAYKASHTARSLQQQQQRNGHVKTAVTAGADGSQTKLD